The stretch of DNA ATCGGGCTGGACCACGTGATCATCGACATCGGAGGGGTCGGTTACCGGGTGGTGGTGTCGCCGGAGCTGATCGGGCGCGTGCGCATCGGCTCCGAAACCAGCCTGTTCATTCATCACCTGGTCCGCGACGACGCCCAGGCCCTGTTCGGATTCGCCAAGCCGGAGGAGCTGGCCTTCTTCGAGCTGCTGATGACGGTGACCGGGGTCGGGCCGCGCCTGGCGCTGGCCATCACTAGCGCCCACCCGGTGACGCGCCTGCAGATGGCGATCGTGACCGACGACCTCGACGTCCTGACCTCCGTGTCCGGGGTCGGGCGCAAGACCGCCCAACGCATCGTGTTGGAGCTCCAGGAGAAGATTCACGCTGCCGGGATCGCGGTGGGGCCGGGCGCGTCGGCCGATTCGGACGTGGTGGCCGCCCTGGAGTCGCTGGGCTACACCGCCTCCGAGGCACGGCGCGCAGCGGGCAGCGTGGTCGGGGTCGAGGGCGGGCTGGACGAGCGGATCCGGGCCGCGCTCCAGGAGCTGGCCCGATCCCGGTGACGTTCGCCGATCCGGAGACCATCGAACGCGTTCTGCGCGAGACCCACACCTGGGCCGTGGTGGGCCTGTCCTCGAACCCGCTACGGCCGAGCCATGGCGTGGCGCGGACCTTGATGGACCACGGCTACCGCATGATCCCGGTCAACCCCCACGAGACCGAGGTCCACGGCCAGACGGCCTACGCCGACCTATTTTCCGCCCAGGCCGATGCGGTCGCGGCCGGCCAGCCGATCGACGTCGTTGACATCTTCCGCAACTCGGCGTTTGCGGGGATCCACGTCGACGAGGCGATCGAGATCGGGGCCAAGGCGGTATGGATGCAGCTGGGGGTCATCGACGAGGCGGCCGCCGAGCGGGCGCACGCGGCGAGGTTGTGGGTCGTGATGGACCGATGCCCGGCGATCGAGCTGCCGCGGCTCAGTCTCGGCGCATGACCAGGTCGATCCGCCCGATCGGCGGCGGGGGATCGGCGTAGGTCTTCACCTTCGGGTCGTCCGGGCTGAGGACGCCCGGATCCCAGGTCCGGTTCTGCGCGTCGAAGCTGACCTCCGCCAGCTGGGTCCAGCGTTCGAGCATGCGGCCGCCGATTTCATGGACCAGGTGCTGGATCGACAGGCTCACGAACTGGTGGAAGACCGACGCCGCCAGGTCCGCCACTTGTTCGCCGGCAACGTAGCGTTCCGGGCTGGCCGCCAGGGCGTCGGCGGGGTCGACATACCGCCAGCCAACGTCCATCCACGTGAACAGAGCGCGGTCCGGCCGCTCGGGCAGGGTCGTGTGCTCGTCACGGGCAAAATCGGCGAACGAGGACCCGGTGATCTTGATGAGCTGGAGCCCTTCACGCCCGCAGGCGTGATCGGTCGGGCGCACGCCGCCGTCATCGGTCAGCTCCAGGTCCAGGCGCGCGGTCGAGCGATCGTTGCGATCCCGGGCGAACAGGACCTCGGAGGCGACGAAGCCATCGTCGTCGGCCGGGACCAGGGACGCGGAGTAGGGCAGCTCCGTGCCGAGCATGGAGATGCGCTCCATGTGGGGGTAGTGGTCAAGGAACGCGCGGCCCACGTGGTCGAGCCAACCCTCGAGCGTGGCCGCCGGGTTGGAGGCCGAGGTGGCGTGGATGAAGTTCTTCATCGTGTCGGTCGCCACCACCAGCCGGTTGTCGCCCTCGGTGTATGACTCGAGGAATCCCTGGCCCTGGACCTGGATCTCGATCTCGGCCGCCATGAGCGTGTTGTCGCGGCCGGTGAACGGCGACTCGGGGATGGGCGTCACCCCCACCAGCGGCGTGCCATACGTGCGGTAGACGCTGACTCCGGCCTTGCCGTAGCCGATCTCGTACTTCATGCGCCCTCCGGTCCGGGGGAGCGGAACCACTGGAGCCGATCGGCGGCGATGGCGAGCGAGTCGTCCAGGGCGCGACGGATCTCGACGTCGCGTTCGCGCTTGAGCGCGGCGCGTAGCTCGGGGGGCAGGTCCGCCCGCGGCCGTCCTGCGACGTAGACCAGGTAGCGGAATCCGAACCGCGCTTCGTAAGCGTCGTTCAGGCGAGCCAGCTCCGTGTCCACGCGGTTCGCCTTGGCGCCCTGCTCGCGTCTCGAGGCGGACGAGAGGCTGTCCCGCGAGCCCAGTCGCGGATGCGCGTTGATGAGCTCCACCTGCTCCGTCTCGGTCATGCGATGCGCGATGCGCGCAGCCGCCTCGAGCATCATGCCGTCCGATTTGAACGGGCGCGCACCCGCCAACCAGGCGGCGAAGCGAGGGGCGGGCCCGAACAGA from Chloroflexota bacterium encodes:
- the ruvA gene encoding Holliday junction branch migration protein RuvA — translated: MIGSLRGPVGHIGLDHVIIDIGGVGYRVVVSPELIGRVRIGSETSLFIHHLVRDDAQALFGFAKPEELAFFELLMTVTGVGPRLALAITSAHPVTRLQMAIVTDDLDVLTSVSGVGRKTAQRIVLELQEKIHAAGIAVGPGASADSDVVAALESLGYTASEARRAAGSVVGVEGGLDERIRAALQELARSR
- a CDS encoding CoA-binding protein is translated as MPVTFADPETIERVLRETHTWAVVGLSSNPLRPSHGVARTLMDHGYRMIPVNPHETEVHGQTAYADLFSAQADAVAAGQPIDVVDIFRNSAFAGIHVDEAIEIGAKAVWMQLGVIDEAAAERAHAARLWVVMDRCPAIELPRLSLGA
- the pucL gene encoding factor-independent urate hydroxylase, which encodes MKYEIGYGKAGVSVYRTYGTPLVGVTPIPESPFTGRDNTLMAAEIEIQVQGQGFLESYTEGDNRLVVATDTMKNFIHATSASNPAATLEGWLDHVGRAFLDHYPHMERISMLGTELPYSASLVPADDDGFVASEVLFARDRNDRSTARLDLELTDDGGVRPTDHACGREGLQLIKITGSSFADFARDEHTTLPERPDRALFTWMDVGWRYVDPADALAASPERYVAGEQVADLAASVFHQFVSLSIQHLVHEIGGRMLERWTQLAEVSFDAQNRTWDPGVLSPDDPKVKTYADPPPPIGRIDLVMRRD
- a CDS encoding 2-oxo-4-hydroxy-4-carboxy-5-ureidoimidazoline decarboxylase translates to MRAAEATGFPSLTDLNRLPSRDFADAIALLFGPAPRFAAWLAGARPFKSDGMMLEAAARIAHRMTETEQVELINAHPRLGSRDSLSSASRREQGAKANRVDTELARLNDAYEARFGFRYLVYVAGRPRADLPPELRAALKRERDVEIRRALDDSLAIAADRLQWFRSPGPEGA